One Paraburkholderia aromaticivorans DNA segment encodes these proteins:
- a CDS encoding DUF4148 domain-containing protein has product MKSNLYIALVAGLLALPTVSFAESASVPVTRAEVQADLVRLEQAGYRPRKMSYPADIQAAEARLNAQDVAASNNSGTGGVANGSSQMSAPATTKMGADPLYSHH; this is encoded by the coding sequence ATGAAGTCGAATCTTTATATCGCCCTGGTTGCCGGGCTGCTCGCACTCCCGACGGTCTCCTTTGCTGAGAGCGCCAGTGTGCCAGTCACGCGCGCGGAGGTACAGGCGGATTTGGTCCGGTTGGAACAGGCCGGCTACCGGCCTCGCAAAATGAGTTATCCGGCGGATATCCAGGCGGCAGAGGCGCGTCTTAACGCGCAGGATGTGGCGGCATCGAACAACAGCGGTACGGGGGGCGTGGCGAATGGCTCTTCGCAGATGAGTGCGCCTGCAACGACAAAGATGGGCGCCGACCCGCTCTATTCCCATCACTAG
- a CDS encoding LysR family transcriptional regulator translates to MKFDTTTIRLILAIAEEGSISRAADRLSLAVAAASRRVTDLEDQLGARLFKRVPHGVEITESGNKLLQYVRQIDNLIDRLEGDAQALNQGLDGRIIIGAPKAVVIQFLAREIADIQRKYPGISLKIVEENSKIVQQLLRDKVIDVGIYEKKSGFLDLAKSAYKEDRLVLVYSRPQFRFPDGPVGIDDILDLPIVSLGKGSAVLSAVKRAYRSRGRLFPNNLTVSGFDTMLAMVRHGLGVGLMPPDVLRSFHPEDSLASAELEGDWHQRSYVLSCVEGHAQTQTLRNVVTELLGKPA, encoded by the coding sequence GTGAAATTCGACACCACTACCATCCGGCTGATCCTCGCCATCGCCGAGGAGGGCAGCATCTCCCGTGCTGCCGACAGACTCAGTCTGGCAGTGGCGGCCGCATCCCGCCGCGTGACGGACCTGGAAGACCAACTCGGCGCCAGACTCTTCAAGCGCGTACCGCACGGAGTCGAAATCACGGAATCAGGCAACAAGCTGCTCCAATACGTCCGGCAGATCGACAACCTCATTGACCGGCTCGAAGGCGATGCGCAGGCGCTCAACCAGGGCCTTGACGGCCGCATTATCATCGGCGCGCCCAAGGCCGTCGTCATTCAGTTTCTGGCGCGCGAAATTGCCGACATCCAGCGCAAATATCCCGGCATTTCCTTGAAGATAGTCGAGGAGAACAGCAAGATCGTGCAGCAGCTATTGCGCGACAAAGTGATCGACGTCGGCATCTACGAGAAGAAGAGCGGCTTTCTCGATCTGGCGAAGTCCGCGTACAAGGAGGACCGCCTGGTGCTGGTCTATAGCCGCCCGCAATTCAGGTTTCCCGACGGACCTGTCGGAATCGACGATATTCTCGATCTCCCTATCGTGAGTCTCGGCAAGGGCTCCGCGGTGCTCTCCGCCGTGAAGCGCGCGTACCGCAGCCGCGGGCGGCTGTTCCCCAACAATCTCACCGTCAGCGGTTTCGACACCATGCTGGCGATGGTGCGCCACGGCCTGGGTGTCGGCCTGATGCCGCCCGACGTGCTGCGCAGTTTTCATCCTGAGGACTCGCTGGCATCGGCCGAACTCGAGGGCGACTGGCACCAGCGCAGCTACGTCCTGTCCTGCGTCGAGGGCCACGCTCAGACGCAGACCCTGCGCAACGTCGTGACCGAACTGCTCGGCAAACCGGCCTAG
- a CDS encoding CaiB/BaiF CoA transferase family protein, with amino-acid sequence MTESKHLPLQGIRVLDVSQVMAGPFACMLLADMGADVIKVEPPEGDQTRGAMGFKMKGPDSMGFLNMNRNKRSLTLDLKSDEGREFFYKLARTADVIVENYRPGVVQRLRIDYESIKAINPKIVYVSISGFGQSGPWASRPGFDLMAQAMSGVMSVTGYKGGKPVKAGVPVADIGCALFAVYGLLSAYIGAQKTGTGQHIDASLFDSVMAFSIWDMSEYWGTGIPPTPLGTSNKMSAPYQAVRARDGYFVMGATNQKLWTKLCELLERPDLATHADYANVSLRLKNREALIEALEQEFIKRDGAAWVESMLAAGIPAGPILSYPEAFESEHATHRRMCMEIAHPNEGTVKNIGFPVKMLGTPQTVRRHPPLLGEHNDEIFAEIDGTAP; translated from the coding sequence ATGACCGAATCGAAGCATCTGCCGCTGCAGGGCATCCGCGTGCTGGACGTCAGCCAGGTCATGGCGGGCCCGTTTGCCTGCATGCTGCTGGCCGATATGGGCGCGGACGTGATCAAGGTTGAGCCGCCCGAAGGCGACCAGACCCGCGGCGCGATGGGCTTCAAGATGAAGGGGCCAGACAGCATGGGCTTCCTGAACATGAACCGCAACAAACGCTCGCTGACGCTCGACCTCAAGAGCGACGAAGGGCGCGAGTTTTTCTACAAGCTCGCCAGGACCGCCGACGTGATCGTCGAAAACTACCGGCCAGGGGTGGTGCAGCGTCTGCGCATCGACTACGAGTCGATCAAGGCGATCAATCCGAAGATCGTCTATGTCAGTATCTCCGGCTTCGGGCAAAGCGGACCGTGGGCGTCGAGGCCCGGCTTCGATCTCATGGCTCAGGCCATGTCCGGCGTGATGAGCGTGACCGGCTACAAGGGCGGCAAGCCCGTCAAGGCCGGCGTGCCCGTGGCAGACATCGGCTGCGCGCTGTTCGCGGTCTACGGCCTGCTGTCCGCCTACATCGGCGCGCAAAAAACCGGCACCGGCCAGCACATAGACGCGTCGCTGTTCGATTCGGTGATGGCCTTCTCGATCTGGGACATGTCGGAATACTGGGGCACAGGGATACCGCCGACGCCTCTGGGCACCAGCAACAAGATGAGCGCCCCCTACCAGGCCGTGAGGGCGCGAGACGGCTACTTCGTGATGGGCGCCACCAATCAGAAGCTCTGGACGAAACTGTGCGAACTGCTGGAGCGCCCGGACCTCGCCACGCACGCCGACTATGCGAACGTGTCGCTGCGACTGAAGAATCGCGAGGCGCTGATCGAAGCCCTGGAGCAGGAATTCATCAAGCGCGACGGCGCCGCCTGGGTCGAATCGATGCTCGCTGCCGGCATTCCGGCCGGCCCGATCCTCTCCTACCCCGAGGCGTTCGAGAGCGAACACGCCACGCACCGCCGCATGTGCATGGAGATCGCGCATCCGAACGAAGGCACGGTCAAGAACATCGGCTTTCCCGTCAAGATGCTGGGCACGCCGCAGACGGTGCGTCGTCATCCACCGCTGCTGGGCGAGCATAACGACGAGATCTTCGCCGAGATCGACGGGACCGCGCCATGA
- a CDS encoding enoyl-CoA hydratase — MNERVSLTIHQSGAAEIVIDRPERHNAMTIDMYESLLTLIADCANDSDVRCVMFRGAGGKSFVSGTDIAYFKDFRNGRDGVAYEAFVERVIDTVERIAVPTIAVIDGWAVGGGLALATACDFRLCSNGSRFGAPIAKTLSNTLSSRNIARLYAALGVPQVKRMLLLAEYLTAQEALACGYVYHVCSQDTLQDDAHTLAQRLMALSPVTQKAVKESLRRMVVEQRLDDEDLIEEVYGSAQFKDAVVAFTSGSSTQ; from the coding sequence ATGAATGAACGCGTCAGTCTCACGATCCATCAGTCGGGCGCGGCGGAGATTGTGATCGACCGCCCTGAGCGGCATAACGCGATGACGATCGATATGTACGAGTCGCTGCTCACGCTGATCGCCGACTGCGCGAACGACAGCGACGTGCGCTGCGTCATGTTTCGGGGCGCGGGCGGCAAGTCATTCGTGTCAGGCACCGACATCGCGTACTTCAAGGACTTCCGTAACGGCCGTGACGGCGTGGCCTACGAGGCCTTCGTCGAGCGCGTCATCGACACGGTCGAGCGCATTGCGGTGCCCACGATTGCCGTGATCGACGGATGGGCTGTCGGCGGCGGCCTGGCGCTGGCCACCGCCTGCGATTTCCGGCTCTGTAGCAACGGCTCGCGGTTCGGCGCGCCGATCGCGAAGACGCTCTCCAACACGCTGTCGTCGCGCAACATCGCACGGTTGTATGCGGCGCTCGGTGTGCCGCAGGTCAAGAGGATGCTGCTGCTCGCCGAATACCTCACCGCGCAGGAAGCGCTGGCGTGCGGCTATGTCTATCACGTGTGCTCTCAAGACACCCTGCAGGACGACGCCCATACGCTCGCGCAACGACTCATGGCGCTCTCGCCGGTCACCCAGAAGGCAGTGAAGGAAAGCCTGCGCCGCATGGTGGTCGAACAGCGGCTCGACGACGAAGATCTGATCGAAGAGGTGTACGGCAGCGCCCAGTTCAAAGACGCCGTGGTCGCCTTTACCTCGGGATCGTCGACACAATAA
- a CDS encoding MFS transporter, with translation MKRIQLKATTTVLLMLCLMYFITYVDRVNISTAAGQFKSELGLSNTQLGFIFSAFAYPYVIFQFIGGWVSDRFGAKRTLIACAFIWAVATTLTGFAGGFATLVAARLLLGLGEGATFPASTSAMASWVRKDKRGMAQGITHSSARLGNAVAPMLVLALMTAFDWRFAFYLLGALSFGWLVLWYVSYTEKPADHPRITAGEIDSLPPPRIRPVEVPGTWARLYRRLLPVSAVYFCYNWILWLMLDWMPLYFMHSFHLNIKKAVIFTSGVFVAGVFGDLIGGLISDKLLRRTGNLKLARSILVAFCMTMTGLSLIPVVLIHEPMYSLIFLAAAMFFNEMNIGPMWAIPMDIAYDRSGTASGIMSGTGFTAAIVSPVVAGYLIDRLGNWNVTFLLSIGVMACGVLLTFVMKPDMPFVATPKRAAPSGHSGRDAAFPVVDKN, from the coding sequence ATGAAACGAATACAGCTTAAGGCGACCACTACCGTCCTGCTGATGTTGTGCCTGATGTACTTCATCACCTACGTCGACCGCGTCAACATCAGCACTGCCGCCGGACAATTCAAGTCCGAACTGGGGCTGAGCAACACGCAGCTCGGCTTCATCTTCTCGGCTTTCGCGTACCCGTACGTGATATTCCAGTTCATCGGCGGCTGGGTCAGCGACCGCTTCGGCGCCAAGCGCACGCTGATCGCGTGTGCCTTTATCTGGGCAGTGGCAACCACGCTGACGGGCTTCGCCGGCGGTTTTGCGACGCTTGTCGCGGCGCGGCTGCTGCTCGGTTTGGGCGAAGGCGCCACCTTCCCCGCGTCCACCAGCGCCATGGCGTCATGGGTGCGGAAGGACAAGCGCGGCATGGCCCAAGGTATCACTCACTCGTCGGCCCGGCTCGGCAATGCGGTGGCGCCAATGCTGGTGCTGGCGCTGATGACTGCGTTCGACTGGCGATTCGCCTTCTACCTGCTCGGCGCGTTGAGTTTCGGCTGGCTGGTTCTGTGGTACGTGTCCTACACCGAAAAACCGGCGGATCATCCGCGCATTACCGCTGGCGAAATTGACAGCCTGCCGCCGCCACGAATTCGTCCCGTGGAAGTTCCCGGCACCTGGGCGCGTCTCTATCGCCGCTTGCTGCCTGTATCCGCCGTGTACTTCTGCTACAACTGGATCCTCTGGCTGATGCTCGACTGGATGCCGCTCTACTTCATGCATAGCTTCCATCTGAACATCAAGAAGGCGGTGATTTTCACCTCAGGCGTGTTCGTTGCAGGTGTGTTCGGCGATCTGATTGGCGGCCTCATCAGCGATAAACTGCTTCGGCGCACCGGCAATCTGAAACTGGCACGCAGCATTCTGGTGGCGTTCTGCATGACCATGACCGGGTTGTCGCTGATCCCCGTCGTGCTGATCCACGAGCCGATGTACTCGCTCATTTTCCTGGCGGCGGCAATGTTCTTCAACGAAATGAATATCGGGCCGATGTGGGCTATTCCGATGGACATCGCCTATGACCGCTCGGGTACGGCCAGCGGCATCATGAGCGGAACGGGCTTCACGGCGGCTATCGTCAGCCCGGTCGTCGCGGGTTATCTGATCGACCGGCTGGGCAATTGGAACGTCACCTTTCTGCTGTCCATCGGCGTGATGGCCTGCGGTGTATTGCTGACGTTTGTCATGAAACCGGATATGCCGTTCGTCGCCACGCCAAAGCGAGCGGCACCCTCGGGGCACTCGGGTCGAGATGCAGCCTTCCCCGTCGTCGATAAGAACTGA
- a CDS encoding alkaline phosphatase family protein, with protein sequence MKKQQRSPRCQLANAHAVVAAAAGIAAVSFAALPVSAASAVQSEESATQTPIKHVIVIVGENRTFDHVFGTYEPGNGQSVQNLLSEGIVNADGSPGPNFAKSRQFQATVTGTAQFALAPSTKSPYGTLPSPNTGGTATAASDASGSPYATYNAAAQAEGDSLEASDIGKLMTGASGLPAGSRDSRIANYNALQNGPYPLQTPGQTSLYDAYLGGPVHRFYQNWQQSDCDVSHASRTNPSGCLMDLFAWVETTIGAGSNGNAQPAAFNDQTTREGSNALGFHNVNNGDVPYFVQLARDYTISDNYHQPVMGGTGANSIMIGAADAYYYTDGNGQPSTPPLNQIENPNPAPGSNNWYTQDGYSGGSYSNCSDTSQPGVGPISKYLASLTYHPKMNCAPQHYYLLNNYNPGYNGDGTVLDRTTSPFTIPPSPVRTIGDTLLERHIPWKYYGEGWNTFITTPKTSVYCNICNPFLYESSIMTNKAVRDAHLADTTDLYSDIASGDLPAVSFVKPGGRLDGHPTSSKFELYEAFVRKIVDGVQSNPKLWASTAIFITVDEGGGYYDSGYIQPVDFFGDGPRIPMILVSPYSRGGRVAHGYSDHASLSKFIERNWHLPPITGRSRDNLPNPVQRSDNPYVPVNAPAIGDLFDTFNFGRNHSGGGNAGHDDGDSDGQGGAKGWWPF encoded by the coding sequence ATGAAAAAGCAGCAGAGGTCCCCACGCTGTCAACTTGCCAATGCGCACGCCGTTGTCGCGGCCGCCGCTGGCATCGCAGCGGTTTCGTTTGCGGCGCTGCCCGTCAGTGCCGCAAGTGCAGTGCAAAGTGAAGAGTCTGCTACGCAGACGCCGATCAAGCACGTGATCGTGATCGTCGGTGAGAACCGCACGTTCGATCACGTCTTTGGCACATACGAGCCGGGCAATGGACAGTCAGTGCAGAACCTCCTGTCGGAAGGTATTGTCAATGCGGATGGCTCCCCGGGACCGAACTTCGCGAAATCGCGCCAGTTCCAGGCGACCGTGACAGGAACGGCGCAGTTTGCGCTTGCACCGTCGACGAAGTCTCCCTATGGCACGCTGCCCTCGCCGAACACGGGTGGCACCGCGACTGCGGCGAGCGACGCAAGCGGTTCGCCATACGCGACCTATAACGCAGCTGCGCAAGCCGAGGGGGATTCGCTTGAAGCATCCGACATCGGCAAGTTGATGACGGGGGCGTCTGGTTTGCCGGCAGGCTCCAGAGACTCGCGCATCGCCAACTACAATGCGCTGCAGAACGGTCCCTATCCACTGCAAACGCCGGGGCAAACGTCGCTGTACGATGCTTATCTGGGCGGTCCGGTTCATCGCTTCTATCAGAACTGGCAGCAGTCCGACTGCGATGTATCGCATGCCAGCCGTACCAATCCGAGCGGCTGCCTGATGGACCTGTTCGCGTGGGTGGAAACAACCATCGGCGCTGGCAGCAACGGCAATGCGCAGCCCGCGGCATTCAACGACCAGACCACCAGGGAAGGCTCGAATGCACTGGGCTTTCACAACGTGAATAACGGCGACGTGCCGTATTTCGTCCAGCTCGCGCGCGACTACACGATCAGCGACAACTACCACCAGCCGGTAATGGGTGGCACGGGCGCCAACAGCATCATGATTGGTGCCGCCGATGCCTACTACTACACGGATGGCAACGGGCAGCCGTCCACGCCGCCGTTGAATCAGATCGAGAACCCCAATCCGGCGCCCGGTTCCAACAACTGGTACACGCAGGACGGCTACTCGGGCGGAAGCTACAGCAATTGCTCGGATACGAGTCAACCGGGAGTCGGGCCTATCAGCAAGTATCTCGCGTCGCTCACGTATCATCCGAAGATGAACTGCGCGCCGCAGCACTACTATCTGTTGAACAACTACAACCCGGGCTACAACGGCGACGGCACGGTGCTCGACCGAACGACGTCCCCGTTCACGATCCCGCCGTCACCGGTGCGCACGATCGGCGACACGCTGCTGGAGCGGCACATTCCCTGGAAGTACTACGGCGAAGGCTGGAACACTTTCATCACCACGCCGAAGACCAGCGTCTACTGCAACATCTGCAACCCGTTCCTGTACGAGTCGTCGATCATGACAAACAAGGCCGTGCGCGACGCACACCTTGCGGACACGACCGACCTGTATTCGGACATTGCTTCGGGCGACCTGCCGGCGGTATCGTTCGTCAAGCCGGGCGGCAGGCTCGACGGGCATCCGACTTCCTCGAAGTTCGAACTGTATGAGGCGTTCGTGCGCAAGATCGTTGACGGGGTGCAAAGCAATCCGAAACTATGGGCGAGCACGGCGATCTTCATTACGGTGGATGAGGGCGGCGGCTACTATGACTCGGGCTATATCCAGCCGGTGGACTTTTTCGGCGATGGTCCGCGTATTCCGATGATCCTGGTGTCACCGTATTCGCGCGGTGGACGCGTTGCGCACGGTTACTCGGATCACGCGTCGCTCAGCAAATTCATCGAGCGTAACTGGCATTTGCCACCGATCACCGGACGTAGCCGGGACAATCTGCCGAATCCGGTTCAGCGGAGCGACAACCCGTACGTGCCGGTCAATGCGCCCGCAATTGGCGACCTGTTCGACACGTTCAATTTCGGACGGAACCATAGCGGTGGCGGGAACGCGGGCCACGACGATGGAGATTCGGACGGACAAGGCGGCGCAAAGGGCTGGTGGCCTTTCTGA
- the argE gene encoding acetylornithine deacetylase, protein MPDQPTVNASERAPYLALVEELIRYDTTSSRSNLGLIEAIRDRLRAHDVEALLVYDRDRKKANLFATLPARLGETNGGVVLSGHTDVVPVTGQHWSSAPFDPVVRGDRLYGRGSCDMKGFIGVTLGLLPEIQRRALREPIHLAFSFDEEVGCLGAPLLLAELAQRGIRPAGCIVGEPTGMRPVVAHKGNNAYRCCVKGLAAHSSRTPSGVNAIEYAARLICRIREAADLLRRSGPFDRAFAVPFSTAQTGMISGGIAVNTIPEHCEFFFEYRNLPSEDPERFFEQIVRYAREQLEPEMRAVAGAASISFEKVGTTLALDSAEQAAITQLVRTLCNDFETRKVTYGTEAGLFSQAGIPTVICGPGDIDDAHKADESVELSQLAACDQFLRRVLDTLTAP, encoded by the coding sequence ATGCCTGATCAGCCGACGGTCAATGCAAGCGAACGCGCCCCTTACCTCGCGCTCGTCGAGGAGCTCATTCGCTACGACACGACGAGCAGCCGTTCCAATCTCGGCCTGATCGAAGCAATCCGGGACCGCCTTCGAGCACACGACGTCGAAGCCCTGCTCGTCTATGACAGGGACCGGAAAAAGGCGAATCTGTTCGCGACACTGCCAGCAAGGCTCGGCGAGACGAATGGCGGCGTTGTGCTGTCGGGCCACACCGATGTCGTTCCGGTGACCGGCCAGCATTGGTCGAGCGCCCCTTTCGACCCTGTGGTGCGCGGCGATCGACTCTACGGTCGAGGCTCGTGTGACATGAAAGGGTTCATCGGGGTGACGCTCGGTTTGCTGCCTGAAATCCAGCGGCGTGCGCTGCGCGAGCCGATTCATCTCGCGTTTTCTTTCGACGAGGAAGTCGGTTGTCTCGGTGCACCGTTGCTGCTGGCGGAACTCGCGCAACGCGGCATCCGCCCGGCCGGGTGCATCGTCGGTGAACCGACCGGCATGCGGCCGGTCGTCGCGCACAAAGGCAACAACGCTTACCGTTGCTGCGTGAAGGGTCTGGCCGCGCATTCGTCGCGCACGCCGAGCGGCGTCAACGCGATCGAATATGCGGCGCGGCTGATTTGCCGGATCCGCGAGGCCGCCGATCTGCTTCGCCGCAGCGGCCCATTCGATCGCGCCTTCGCCGTGCCATTTTCCACCGCGCAGACCGGCATGATTTCAGGCGGCATTGCTGTCAACACGATTCCCGAGCACTGCGAGTTCTTCTTTGAATATCGCAATCTGCCGTCAGAAGATCCGGAACGCTTTTTCGAGCAGATCGTGCGCTATGCCCGCGAACAACTGGAACCGGAGATGCGCGCAGTGGCCGGCGCCGCGTCGATCTCGTTCGAGAAGGTAGGCACCACGCTGGCGCTGGATAGCGCTGAACAGGCCGCCATCACTCAACTGGTCCGCACGCTGTGCAACGACTTCGAAACACGCAAGGTGACTTACGGCACCGAAGCCGGCCTGTTCTCGCAAGCCGGCATTCCCACGGTAATATGCGGCCCGGGCGACATCGACGATGCGCACAAGGCCGATGAATCCGTCGAACTTTCGCAGTTGGCCGCGTGCGACCAGTTTTTGCGGCGCGTACTCGACACACTTACGGCACCCTGA
- a CDS encoding GntR family transcriptional regulator: MPTNRKAKAAENEVAGSFDGAHRHVIYERLMNAISEHRLQPGTKLAEDRLAAIFSVSRTTVRSVLQQLAHELVVTIVPNRGAFVASPTVEEARELFEARRQIELPIIEKVCRCATKKDIARLRAHVAQEDEARKRDDRRTTVRLSGEFHVMLAQVSGNRFIERTMRGLQMLTCLTILLYNAPTAQACLHDEHARLIDAVEAGNIKLAQKIMDEHLEHIEATLRLHDPEEENDDLEAILVHGL, encoded by the coding sequence ATGCCGACTAACAGGAAGGCGAAGGCAGCCGAAAACGAAGTGGCTGGCTCCTTCGACGGCGCGCATCGCCACGTCATTTACGAACGCCTGATGAATGCGATCTCGGAGCATCGACTGCAGCCCGGCACGAAGCTCGCTGAAGACCGGCTCGCCGCCATTTTCAGCGTGAGCCGCACCACGGTGCGATCGGTGTTGCAGCAACTGGCGCACGAACTTGTCGTGACGATCGTGCCGAATCGGGGCGCTTTCGTGGCGAGCCCGACGGTGGAGGAGGCGCGCGAGTTGTTCGAGGCGCGGCGTCAGATCGAATTGCCGATCATCGAAAAGGTGTGCCGTTGCGCCACAAAGAAGGACATCGCGCGTTTGCGCGCGCATGTGGCGCAGGAAGACGAGGCCCGCAAGCGCGATGACAGGCGCACTACGGTACGGCTCTCAGGCGAATTTCACGTGATGCTCGCGCAGGTGTCGGGTAACCGCTTCATCGAGCGGACCATGCGCGGGTTGCAGATGCTCACGTGCCTGACGATTTTGCTCTATAACGCGCCCACTGCGCAGGCGTGTCTGCACGATGAACACGCACGTCTGATCGACGCTGTGGAAGCGGGCAACATCAAGCTGGCTCAAAAAATCATGGACGAGCATCTCGAGCATATTGAAGCCACGTTGCGGCTGCACGACCCGGAGGAAGAGAACGACGACCTGGAGGCCATCCTCGTTCACGGCCTGTGA
- a CDS encoding ABC transporter substrate-binding protein, with product MQRLLLAHGSALSNLALFVAVDSGLFERYGLQAEAPPLTHFSSTAALLRSGEADLGTTGFTQPLVDHGRPDPLRIIGGSGKLGMALMGQPGLSMSDLCGQRVGTFADDPMEVLLHDALRVHGMDPMQIDRVLYPSLAEALDELTTGRLAALTLIEPWISRLRLRGFEVLCDGLHAWGGDYPDTLLVARKSFVDAHPEIVCATLRAMLDAQEAITSNPREALRASAYRYPEFTLDELLTGIAAQPPIIDIRPLRECILARARSLEALGRMQASDSIEEIFSFDLLARTLAQPSAKTFASQTAVQPL from the coding sequence ATGCAAAGACTGCTCCTCGCGCATGGCAGTGCGCTTTCCAATCTCGCGTTGTTCGTTGCGGTCGATAGCGGCTTGTTCGAGCGCTATGGCCTGCAGGCCGAAGCACCGCCGCTGACACATTTCAGTTCCACCGCCGCCTTGTTGCGAAGTGGCGAGGCCGATCTCGGCACCACCGGCTTTACGCAACCGCTGGTCGATCATGGCCGCCCCGATCCGCTGCGCATTATCGGCGGCAGCGGCAAGCTCGGCATGGCGCTCATGGGACAGCCGGGCCTGTCGATGAGCGATCTGTGCGGCCAGCGCGTAGGAACGTTCGCCGACGATCCGATGGAAGTCCTGCTGCACGATGCACTGCGAGTGCACGGCATGGACCCGATGCAGATCGACCGCGTGCTGTACCCCTCACTTGCCGAGGCGCTCGACGAGCTGACCACAGGCCGCCTCGCGGCGCTGACGTTGATCGAACCGTGGATTTCCCGCCTCAGGCTGCGCGGCTTCGAGGTGCTGTGCGACGGCTTGCATGCCTGGGGCGGCGACTATCCCGACACGTTGCTCGTCGCCCGCAAAAGTTTTGTCGATGCGCACCCCGAGATCGTCTGCGCGACCTTACGCGCGATGCTCGATGCGCAGGAAGCAATCACGAGCAATCCCCGCGAAGCTCTGCGCGCCAGCGCGTACCGCTACCCCGAATTCACGCTCGACGAACTGCTGACCGGTATCGCGGCGCAACCGCCCATCATCGACATTCGCCCGCTTCGCGAGTGCATTCTCGCCCGCGCCCGGTCGCTGGAAGCGCTCGGACGAATGCAGGCGTCGGATTCGATCGAAGAGATTTTCAGCTTCGACCTTTTGGCAAGAACGCTCGCGCAACCGTCTGCGAAAACCTTCGCATCCCAAACTGCCGTTCAACCTCTCTAA
- a CDS encoding ABC transporter substrate-binding protein, producing the protein MFRKFVQQDPNGDSLTESGSTRREFLVRGACLAGAAALGGAYLPQAMAAGPLTLKATHGTGLCNCPFFLVKERNLAQGVSLDFVTTPSNADIAALFGAGVVDVSVVPYTNFMTLYDAGAPIKIVAGSGVQGCVIVAQPGITSAAQLRGKTIGTFQADTLEMLPYDYLKKAGMSFADVKVRYFGTSPELAQAFIAGNVDAMCHIEPYATQALKAKPGSVQLSNGVDVYGANYSDCVLAVRSKLLQENRGAVKALIKAMMVAQHQEELDRASAVKDTVGKYFKTSYDATLDAAAKQPAMIDQRSNQNFILQRAQNLKDLRYIKRLPGPDMFDWGPLTEVIKENGDLYGQLKLKSA; encoded by the coding sequence ATGTTCAGGAAATTTGTTCAGCAAGACCCGAATGGTGACTCATTGACCGAATCTGGCAGTACGCGACGCGAATTCCTGGTGCGTGGTGCGTGTCTGGCCGGCGCCGCGGCGTTGGGGGGCGCCTATCTGCCACAGGCCATGGCGGCCGGCCCGCTGACCCTCAAGGCGACGCACGGCACGGGCCTCTGCAATTGTCCGTTTTTTCTCGTCAAGGAACGCAATCTCGCGCAGGGCGTCTCGCTCGACTTCGTGACGACGCCGTCGAACGCCGACATCGCCGCGCTGTTCGGCGCGGGCGTGGTAGATGTCTCCGTCGTTCCGTACACCAACTTCATGACGCTCTACGATGCCGGCGCGCCGATCAAGATCGTCGCAGGCTCAGGCGTGCAGGGCTGCGTGATCGTCGCGCAACCGGGCATCACGTCGGCGGCGCAACTGCGTGGCAAGACCATCGGCACATTCCAGGCCGACACGCTAGAGATGTTGCCCTATGATTACCTGAAGAAAGCCGGCATGAGCTTCGCCGATGTCAAGGTACGCTACTTCGGCACGTCGCCGGAACTGGCACAGGCGTTTATCGCGGGTAACGTCGATGCCATGTGCCACATCGAACCCTACGCGACGCAGGCATTGAAAGCGAAACCGGGATCCGTACAGCTTTCGAACGGTGTGGACGTATACGGCGCGAACTACTCCGACTGCGTTCTCGCGGTGCGCAGCAAGCTGCTGCAGGAAAACCGCGGCGCGGTGAAGGCGCTGATCAAGGCCATGATGGTCGCGCAGCATCAGGAAGAACTGGACCGTGCCTCGGCCGTCAAGGACACCGTCGGCAAGTACTTCAAAACGAGCTACGACGCCACGCTCGACGCGGCTGCCAAACAGCCGGCCATGATCGATCAGCGCAGCAACCAGAACTTCATCCTGCAGCGCGCGCAGAACCTGAAGGACCTGCGCTACATCAAGCGACTTCCCGGCCCTGACATGTTCGACTGGGGTCCGCTCACTGAGGTGATCAAGGAAAACGGCGATCTCTACGGCCAGCTCAAGCTGAAATCCGCATGA